The following proteins are encoded in a genomic region of Ailuropoda melanoleuca isolate Jingjing chromosome 10, ASM200744v2, whole genome shotgun sequence:
- the LOC109489189 gene encoding uncharacterized protein LOC109489189 has product MSTPPAHVPPSLFPGVTSQISHLALNVRVCFWGNQSHVDECLRACADRLRFIYKSQLHPEPGATYLNSRSLNFCSNKRVAGRAPLRGWDEGGSSSRGLPQPSALSPGPQAGSPRHGCQKGRGLPRPLCGLLPSLCAHSPPNLLFLPGHGQTGVGLTSANFLNLNQLLKYPVSAHNHVMRFRPQHVNLRGHNSAHHGDRAPEPVLTDGPKVWKALETGSKADGPQDVPHVPPGESPVSEDARCLQV; this is encoded by the exons ATGAGTACCCCACCTGCTCACGTTCCCCCCTCCCTGTTCCCTGGGGTCACCTCCCAAATAAGCCACTTGGCCTTGAATGTGCGTGTCTGTTTCTGGGGGAACCAGTCACATGTAGATGAGTGTCTACGTGCTTGCGCAGACAGGTTACGTTTTATATATAAATCCCAGCTGCACCCCGAGCCGGGAGCAACTTACTTAAACTCCCGGAGCCTCAATTTCTGCAGCAATAAGCGAGTAGCCGGACGCGCTCCCCTGCGGGGCTGGGATGAGGGCGGTAGTAGTAGCCGTGGGTTGCCACAACCTAGCGCACTTTCCCCCGGCCCACAGGCGGGCAGTCCCAGACACGGGTGTCAGAAGGGCCGGGGTCTGCCCAGGCCTCTCTGCggcctcctgccttctctctgcgCACATTCGCcccctaatctcctcttcttaccAGGACACGGGCAGACTGGAGTGGGGCTCACCTCAGCgaactttttaaatcttaatcaGCTCCTGAAATACCCTGTCTCCGCACACAATCACGTCATGAGGTTCCGGCCTCAGCACGTGAATCTCAGGGGGCACAATTCAGCGCATCACGGGGACAGA GCCCCAGAGCCAGTTCTGACAGACGGACCCAAAGTCTGGAAAGCCCTGGAAACAGGGAGCAAAGCTGATGGTCCCCAAGACGTTCCTCATGTGCCCCCAGGAGAGTCTCCCGTCTCTGAAGATGCCCGTTGCCTCCAG GTGTGA